The sequence CTAACATTTCTCTTGATAATCTCTCTGTTCATTAACTTTTTTCCATCAGTTAATTCAATTCCTGTGAGAGGAATAAGGACTTCTCCAATTATATCATCTCTTGAAAACCTGTCAAAACTCAAGATTGTGAAGTGCAAGGCCAACTCTTGGATCTGGGTGTAGGGTATTCCATAGAATGTAAAGGTCTCATCAAAAGCTGGGTCCAAGGTCTTTCTCAGAACTCTGGTTTTCACTTTATGCTTCTTCTCTGGGAGAATCATCATTTTGATGTATGGATCAGAGGTCATCGACAGCTCATCCATGGCTGGCAAGCCACGGGCTTCTTTAATATTTACCACAAATGCTTTCTTCTCAAAGTTATACTCTAAGGAGAAGAAGAGGGTTCCCAGCTTCTCTTGTTTCTCATCTGAAGTAAGAGAAGTGCTGGACTTTAAGCTATCAGGGGAAACTGCCTCTTTTTCCCCTTCTGAAAAGAGCTTTGGGGTCACATTCTCCACGTCAGAAGGACTGCCAGCTTTGAGGTTTGTTTTGGGAAAATTGCCATTTAGATCTCTCTTCTCAAGGTCAAGACGCAAAGAATTATTTGGCCCAGCTGGTTTATTCtttacttcatttttctcatctgctccaaatttctttttgctgtttaGGTTTTCAGGGTAAATATCAACTCCCTTTAGCACATGCACAAACTTATATGGAGGAGTCTTGTTAGATTTGGATGATTTTCTCTGACAGCAGATCCATGCAAACAGAGAGACTGTGAAGACCAGGCCAAATGCACTGAAGATCCCCACCACTGTGGGAATTTCATCTGAAAAATCAAATGACCAATAACATGCATTAATTGGGCAGAGTTGTAGACACCCTATTTGAAAAGCATCCTAAAGCTGGCAGTTGCTGTAGGTTGTACAAATTGAATTGCTTTCCAACTGTTCTGGGTGAATTATGTACCTATTTCATGTCACTTTCAGGaataaacacatatataacacataaataataaatgcagtAAGATAGAAAATCCTTCATTGTAGTAAGTtttcacaaataaaatgaaaagatgaaactGGGCCTGGGTCAGGGATGGGAGAATGCTAAATGACCCTGACCTACCTTCGTTTTCTCAGATAACATGAGTCAACTACAGCATAATGAGTCAGTACTAatttcattatgttttcattGACATTTTGAGGGTTTCCAGAAGTACCAATTCTTACTATGTAGCTCTAAGTGCATATTCTTCAAATACTGACAGAAATTATGGAAAATTATCTGCAATTGTCACAAAGTCATTAATAATTTCCATCCAAATTACAGAACAGTGGTAAAAGAAATGTACACACAttagggaaaaaagaacaaaaatatatgaacagtTTATTAATAATATACAACTTATAAGACTACAAACTCATATGCTGACCCAAAATTCTTCAAACACTGAATTAtccaaaatacaaattaattacCTAAATAGGATAAAACCCAAACAATGGTTATAAATGAATtatcattctttaacatgtaatgAGAAGAGTGCGTAGAGATAATTTAGAGTTCAATTTTATCcataactgatttttttcctatcaCATTTCCACATGGTAAATGGCAATCAAATTGAAACCGGCATTTGTTCCTTGAATGAGGGCACGTTAAATTATTGACATTAGGTAACACTGATTATGCATGAAGCTCACCCTGTTCCATATGTAAGTATATTCTCCAACCAATAATAAGTAACACTGTGTAAGTAAAAGCAGTATTACTATATCTGGACACATTGCATCAGTTGAGTCAATGTTTAATATAATCAAAACTAATATAATTAATGTAATAATATCTGCCTTTAGCTCCATTCCAGTCTATTTTTTAATCCCAAATAGTGAATAATAAAGTTAACAGTTCCAGTCAGGAAAGGGTTAAGGCTTGTTTAACTAACCCTGAAAGAACAATCTTTTGTTTCTCCCCTCCCCAATCCCCCAAACTTCTGCCTATCTACTTCATAATCACAAAACTGAACTCAAATAATATAAGATTAAGAAATGACAAGAGCAAAAATGCCTAAGAacataaaaaagcaaatacaacaataaaaaattctgTAGTTTGATTATATCAAAGAACTGAATTGTGCAGAGGTGAACTTTGAATTTCCCAGATAGAAAAAACAGGGAATGCTACAGAAGAAGAATGAGGTGAGAGCTAAAGATCATCAGCTAAACTTAGTACCAGCTTTtcaatttttccttctatttaagtctttgtggggagaaaaaaaaaaaaaacaaaacactcctgGACTACCTAACAATCCAAGGCCAGGGAGCAAAAGCAAAGTCATGAACTATTCTTGATTCTTTAGTCAATGCaggaagaataattttttaaaaaggaatagaaaataatttttttcctaaataaacaaTGCCAACAATAGAACATATTTTTAACTAACATAGCCTCTGAAAATTCCTcagtattcaaatatttttctgattttcaaaTCAGAAATTGGGAATACATATCATATCACAACAATATAAACTCAATCACTCAAATGGACAGCTGTGAAATTCATTTCTGAATATAATATCACAAATTTtctgtatttaatatttatgtcaaatggcaaaatattcaatataatatAGAAGGGCTCATCTACTCCCTGTGTATTCTCTACTGTTAAGCTCCTAAGCTTATGAGAGCAAAGATCTCAGTCATTTCACTCAGTTTCATAACAAACTTCTACAAATTCCCTGATATTTCTGAATACATGTAAAGTAAAACTCAAATCTCTTGCCTTTGGAATATAATGGGACCTAAAAATACTACTTTTCTATTTGAAGAAgtacatctgatttttttttccttttcttttttttactgaaaaaggGGAGAGCAATGGTGCTAAAAATCTGGTATAGGAAAAGGGAAATTGAACAGGAAAATATAAGTCCTAAGTATAGTTTCCAGTAGCTTTTAGCTAACTGACTTGCAACATTTCCCTTATCTCTCTGGGCTCCAGTtacctcacctgtgaaatggaatGGCTCAGCTAGTTAATTTTGAATATCCCTTTAACCCTAGTATCATAGGATTCTGTGTCTTTCGCTAGCAACATATTTCAAGGATACAAGAAAAACatagcagagaaaaaaataccttATGGTACACTCTGCAATAAAATATACAGCCTAAATGCCCAATGTTCAACTTATTTTATACCAAGATCAAACCCTTATGTAATCACAGAAACATCTGGCTTCCCCCAATAAGTTAAATACAGGTTTACgtacaaataaaaatcacctgcAGAATTAATGAAACCAACAAGCAAACAGACCTCTCTACTTAGAGCGCGCTGCAATTTACAGGGCTACCTGAATGATTAGGAACTTCTTGGATGTAAAATCGCCCTGGCAGAAAGCAATTTTAAGGAGAAAGATATCAAGGAAGGGAGAAACCACAGAGATAAGCCACTATTGCCCTTTAACAGTTCTCATTTTCCTACCTGGGAAATTTATGCTCAACATCCCGcgaacacacacacgcacacgcacacacacacacacacacacacacatacacacacacacacacacacacacacacacatacctcgcCCCAGAGTATTTAAGGAACAACCGCAGTTATAAGCGGAGTAACTTGCTTACCAAATTCTTCCCGGCTGGTAGCGATCGGAGCCATTTTTTGCTGCGTATTCTGTCCGAGGTGCTGAACGGAAACTCCCTAGCTTGGTTTACTTGCCTGGATGTGAAGCGACAGGGCTTTTCCTAATGCTGAAAACAACGGCGCAAAGCACAGGGGACCTAAGCCTGGAATAGGGAGGAGGCAAAGAGGGAGGTCCACTCGCCCTCGCACAGTGATTTGCCACCCCTCTTCCTGTTTTGGCTCTTCAGAGACGCTTGTTTCCGAGACTCTAGAGGTGGCTGAAACCCGAATTGACGCAATCCTGACGCTACAGGGTTGAAATCAGCACCTCCTTCCTCCAAGCCTCTCCTCTAcccttcattctttcttcttcccttccctcctgagAATTCAACACACATTCATCAATTATTTTAACTGTTGGACTACGTTTGCTATTCTGTGAGGGCTCAGAGGTACATAGAGATGTCTTGAAACTCATCAATGTCAGTTCCTGATATAAAATCTGATCATCTAGATCAGTAAAAATGTGTCTATGTTATCAGAATAATATAATTTACAGAGGCGATTTGAGGAAAgagtaaaaagagagaaatttctgCATCAGTGATCCACTGTAAAATGCAAATCTATATTTTCTtgctatttaaatttttgtttgatatattatacttatattagaaaaaaactgCACATTGATCCATTTGAAATAAGATAACAGTTTTCCCATTATTATCacttattttctaataaattattACTCTAAACATGTTGTTGATTCTGTTGCTCAATCTGTCTCTTAGCTCTCTTCCTTTAATATCTGACATTGGACCACTTAAAGTACTTAGGGACAGATGGGAATAATCTCTTGTGTATTCCAACTCACAGTTTTGACTTTTACATATAATGAGATTGTTTTTGGAATGTCATTTCTGGATAAAAGTCTAATATGTTTGTGCAAAATAGTTACAAGAATCATACCAAAATCTAAAATGACATTGATAATTATTGGttattttcaaaggaaaacatattttttctgaACTGATGATATTCCCAGGGTTGAGGAAGTCGGAAAATACGGTGTCAGATTCTGATTAATTTTAGTCTGAAGactgtgactttttaaaacaagcattagcaattttccagagaagagaaatgaggctgTAACTTCAACTTTCAATTAGTGGTCCACAAAGAATTCCTCTTCTCTGGATCTCAGTGAGCAAATGACATTCAGTGTGTGCTGGGATGGGGGAAGAATGGGTATGGGGTGAGTCCATAAAGCTACTGTACAAGTGACAGTTTCCTGCATACTGGCAAGCAGCTGCTCTGAACGTCAGGACTGTGTCTGGGGAGAAATTGGCTTCAGTCTTTTACATCATGGAAAATTTTATAAACCTAagtccctcttctttccttttctactcACTCCCACATACTTGGCATTTTAACATTCTTCTAACAGATTTTTTCTTTAGCTTATATCTTCCTGCTATGAAAACATACAAACTAAATTACTGTATTCAAATTTTTCATTGGCAAAATCTGTGTTTTCTGTCCTCATCTTTCCATTTAATTCAGATTACTTGCTTTCTTGATTTTGCATGCACTGGTGAGATTGTCCCTATGAATAAATATCCATTAGACAGATGAAAGAGAGAGTGGCATTTTTTTGTGATATGTATCACAGGTAAACAAAACATATGGTGTGAGGTTTACTAAAATATGTTTTCTAGCTAAGTTATTGCTACATAAGGTTATACTCACTTGTAAACATAAGTACCTTATATATGTGTCCTATATAAATTAATATCTCATTAATTTTACCTCAGGTGGTAAAATGCTATCATCCAAAACCTGTCTAGATTGTTTAAACTCTGTTTCTACAGAACGCCACCTTACCCTGGGCTGTCTCATTTCTGAGGACACATTGTGATAAAATTACCTCTTGTCCAGAGCTAATGCTATTATGGATGTAGTAACCCTTTCATTATTTGCTTTAAaagcaaactgaaaataaatattattaattaaaatgtcaGATGTTTCCCTCATTTTCATATGATGAATAGCATATTATTCATTATCTAATCTCTTTAGACAAACTTCCAGCAGCACCAGATGAGGAGTGGGAAGCTGACGCAACGTAGAGGAAAAACCTGTAAGTTTCTTGTGAATTGAGATTAACACCCTACCACTGTATTACATTCTCTTTAGATCCAGCAAACAAGTAATCAATTCGCTGACGTAAACAATACCACTCTTGCAGCATTGATTTGGGAGGAGGGGTAGTTGCTAGGTAACCACCTTATTGCCACCCAAAACACACAGTCTCAAGCAAGTTCCTGCCCTGGGAAACAAACGCATCTGTACAAGTGGCATTGTTTACTTCAAAGTGATTCTTTGACTGTTGAAGTGCTTCAGCGTTTACCGTATTTTATTTCTGATTGCAAATATGTATAGATATTTTGAGAAACAATGAGAACACTTGAATTCAATCTGGCCTTAAGAAAGCCAGTTGATTTTAAAGATTATAGTTAAATAATTACATGAtcgtttttattcattttacttatttttctgatttctatttaatatatagtataatttgtaaactttatttttatggtttattaattatataatttagtctatattttctctatttctttccttaaaaatattattggtGGATGTGTTTAGAACTTCCTGCTAAGCAAAATCAAATTtcaaaaagttttgaaaatgttTCAATGATCTTCAGTATTCAGTAATCTTTAGTAATACCCAGATCAGTAATACAAAGGCATTTTACTGGTCTGAAGGTAGAGTAGAATGAAGTATATGATAATGGATAATGGATAATTGTTTTAATATTCCATATCATTCTATTAAGAATGCTAGCTCTAATGTTAAAGGAATAGGTTTGTATTACAAGCATACCCAAGTCAAAATTCTACAAGACAATTCCTTTCTCAATTGGTAATACAGAAATCCCTTCACATGCACAagttctatatttgtttttcttcaaactattcagcacttactatgtgccaagctaaATTGGGCTCTGATGGCTCATGAGTGAAAAACTCATTAgcttaaaccaaaaaaaaaaagccaataaactttcttcctttcttcttttcctctttcaacACATCCTGATGAAATATGTAATACCTCCTAGTTTTTACCTAAGTAGGGGATTTATGCTGATCAAGATGATAAAAATGATCCTTGATGTCATGGAGCTTACAGACCATAGAGAAAATAGCCAGCCCTTCCTTTAGAACTGGGCAGAAACTTTTCAGATCATAATTGTAATCATATATCTTTTATTTGGTACATTCTACCAAACTTGGTCAGCACTATTCCACCGCCATCACTCTCTATCCCATTCAGTCTGTCTTTATTGATCTTGTTCTTCATAACTGTAGATTCATTATGATACACTCAGATTGTATTCTTCCTTCTCCTATGAACTGTCCAcatcttttctcccatttaagAGAGTTTCATTTATACTATGAAGTTTCTGACTTATCAGCACTCATGGATCTAttctgatttaaatttttataacacTATCTCTAGTGAAATCCTTTAATTCAGCTTGACATATCCTTGGTTACATGCCAAGAATTCCCAAAAAGGTAAACCAGAGGCCTCCTCTTATTCTCCCCCCAAATATTCCACAAGTTTCACATTTGTTCATGATCTTGGCACCAATTTTTTCATATCTcttggtttcattttatttttaccttccaGGCCTGTTTTTAGGTTGTGATCTTTGAAGCATCTTCTACAGTTGTTGAATATTGGTTCTTCAACAAGAATTTGACCTGGAGCCATTCTAGAAGTTTGTCCTGTTTCCATTTACTTGAAGGTATTTCTTGCTAGCTCCTCACAACACATCCATCTTCCCTATTCCAATCCTAAGTGAGACTTCTCTTAGCCTTCTTTCaacaataaacatatatattaccTTAAAAAGCAGCAGTAACACTCATCTGACATCTTAATAGATATGAGAGAAGTCTGAAGACAATTGAATAACTCTAAAATGATAAAAGAGAACAACAGTCaatctagaaatttatcctagcaaaaatcaagatgaaagaaagaaatttctagaaaagcaGAAGACGAGAGTATTTATTGCCAGCAAATGTTAACTAAGCGAAGGAAAATGATCACAGACCAAAATACTGAAATGCAGAGTAAAACAAAGAACACAGAAAGGGTTAATATGTGTCTAAGTATAAATGAATATTAactgtttaaaagaataaaaatgtattgtgatatataaaatatatgtagaattgCAATGTATGGCTAACAATGCTTCAAAGACTAAGAGAGAATAAGTTGAGTTCTAACATTCTAAATCTTGGAAATGGTAAtagtaataatttatatttaacttttaatctCAAGGGTAACTCCAAATGAgtatcaggggaaaaaatgtacgTAAGAAGTTAGTAAGTGCCAAAGagctaataaaaagtaaaagaaagaaaaaggtagaaaaaagaaagaaacaggtggCCCAATagaatacaaatgaaaatttgGAGGATAATAACACAAACATTAACTGAAATGGACTAAATATTCCTATTAAAAGATGGGGGGTTGAATTGTCAGACTGGAGAAAAAGATAGAAACCCAACGCATCACTCTATGATGCTTATaagagacaatttttaaaaagacagaaagcataaaagtaaaaggatagaaaatataTGTCCTGTACACTAACTGAGAGAAAGTGgtatgtattcatttttctacttATCTACTTGGGATAAGTAGATTTTTAAGTCAGACAAAAAGGTGTTTGGAAGATAATATTGGATATTTTATAATGGTAAATTTATAACTATACCAGGAAGATATAAAATGTCTAAATTTCTATATGCTCATTAATACAGCTTCAAAATCTATAAAGCTTAGGTTGGTAGAATAAtatgagaaatagacaaatccacatcATAGAGGaaattttttcaaaactttttcataACTGATAGCAGCAGACAAAAATCAGTACAGATACACTGTACCTAAACAAATTAATGAATTTGAGCTAATTAAAAATACCTAGTAATTTTTACAAGTAAATATGGAATATTTAGTAAAATTGATCATGAGGTAACCATTAAATGTTTCAAAATACCTCAGAAGACTGAAATAATTCAGTTTGTTCACAGAGATATTAAGCAGGAAATAGTACAGTAAGCTATCTAGGAAACCCCTTATTGTTTGAAAACTAAGCATGAAACATGTAAATAACCCATGGCTAACAAAGAAATCTCAGTAGAAATTAGGGGAAACGTTTCAAATGAATGATAattacaatatatattaaattctgTGGAATACAGCTTAAAAAATGCTGAGAGAGTATGTGGTCTTAAATGCACATACTAGAAtagaaaagattctgaaaaacaattatttaccggggaaaatagaaaaaaaaagcaattctaTGCAAGAAatgttgagaaggaaaaatgacagaaaataaattaaaacaatttttaaaatactacataAAGAGAgctaaaaaatctaaaataatttatttgagaaAATTAATCTTATTGATAATTCCTGGCAATATtgacaagaaagaaaagagggaaaaataaaagttacaaatgaaacaacagagcaaaaaagacaagccatagagcAGGACttagagaatatatttgcaatgaATATTTCTGACATAGGtattatatacagaaatatgtaaagaaaaatcaattttaaaagacaaacattccaattaaaaatggaaaaaagcccTATCACAGGCACTTCACTAAGAAAGATACATCTTAATGGCTAATGATCAATGAAAAGAGCTTTGCAGCAGCAGTCAGtcatcagaaaaatacaaattaaaacctccCACAAGAGATAGTACTACACACCCACCAAAAGGCCTAAAAGTGTAGGGGAAGATGATACAGAGTGTTGATAAGAATGTGGGGTAATATGAAATCTTATTCACAGATTTTTTGGCTTTTATATTgttacaaatattttgaaaactgtttgACAATATTTACTAAAGCAGAACATAGACATGTGCTATGGCCCTGTAATTCCACCTGTGGTTAAATTCTAAACTGAAATTACTACACCCaagtacaaaaatgttcatagcagcattatttgcagtagccaaaaattggaaacatctTACCTTTCCTGTCAACACTAAATTGAATAAACACTCTATACACTATAATActatacagaaatgaaaaggaacaaaatgctACTGTATATAACAAGGGTGAATC is a genomic window of Balaenoptera ricei isolate mBalRic1 chromosome 14, mBalRic1.hap2, whole genome shotgun sequence containing:
- the SYT4 gene encoding synaptotagmin-4, which encodes MAPIATSREEFDEIPTVVGIFSAFGLVFTVSLFAWICCQRKSSKSNKTPPYKFVHVLKGVDIYPENLNSKKKFGADEKNEVKNKPAGPNNSLRLDLEKRDLNGNFPKTNLKAGSPSDVENVTPKLFSEGEKEAVSPDSLKSSTSLTSDEKQEKLGTLFFSLEYNFEKKAFVVNIKEARGLPAMDELSMTSDPYIKMMILPEKKHKVKTRVLRKTLDPAFDETFTFYGIPYTQIQELALHFTILSFDRFSRDDIIGEVLIPLTGIELTDGKKLMNREIIKRNVRKSSGRGELLISLCYQSITNTLTVVVLKARHLPKSDVSGLSDPYVKVNLYHAKKRISKKKTHVKKCTPNAVFNELFVFDIPCEGLEEISVEFLVLDSERGSRNEVIGRLVLGAAAEGASGEHWKEICDYPRRQIAKWHVLCDG